The following coding sequences lie in one Mycobacterium gordonae genomic window:
- a CDS encoding maleylpyruvate isomerase family mycothiol-dependent enzyme translates to MNSADYIDALRRDGDRIIDVARAGLPRVVPSCAGWIIADLVWHVGVVHTFWRQVATGVVAGPENFGEPARPGERDLVQWFADGLEETASTLAGIDAESPAWTWGRRHNVGFIQRRVAHETSIHRWDAVGALGLDEAIEPWLAADGVAEFLEEVLPGMSRDLEGPSQTIALQCSDIDANWTVRAGGGACQLLTSSDDAQARVRAAASDLALLLWGRRRVEQVRVDGEVQAVQRFLARASF, encoded by the coding sequence GTGAATTCGGCTGACTACATCGACGCCCTGCGACGCGACGGCGACCGCATCATTGATGTGGCCCGGGCCGGGCTGCCGCGCGTCGTGCCCAGTTGCGCCGGGTGGATCATCGCCGATCTGGTGTGGCACGTCGGCGTCGTCCATACGTTCTGGCGTCAGGTCGCCACGGGCGTCGTGGCCGGGCCGGAAAACTTCGGCGAGCCTGCGCGGCCGGGCGAGCGGGATCTTGTGCAGTGGTTCGCTGATGGTCTCGAGGAGACCGCGAGCACGCTCGCCGGAATCGACGCCGAGAGCCCCGCCTGGACGTGGGGCCGTCGTCACAATGTGGGCTTCATCCAGCGCCGGGTCGCTCACGAGACCTCCATTCACCGCTGGGACGCCGTCGGCGCGCTGGGACTCGACGAGGCCATCGAGCCGTGGTTGGCTGCGGACGGTGTCGCGGAGTTTCTCGAGGAGGTACTGCCGGGGATGTCCCGCGACCTGGAGGGGCCGTCCCAGACGATAGCGTTGCAATGCAGCGACATTGACGCCAATTGGACGGTCCGGGCGGGTGGCGGCGCCTGTCAGCTGCTGACGAGCTCTGACGATGCCCAGGCCCGGGTGCGCGCGGCCGCGTCCGACCTGGCGTTGTTGTTGTGGGGGCGCCGCCGGGTGGAGCAGGTGCGGGTGGACGGCGAGGTACAGGCTGTCCAGCGCTTTCTGGCCCGGGCGAGTTTCTGA
- a CDS encoding SH3-like domain-containing protein, with amino-acid sequence MSTAADRAAQLALVSRLKTIYPEVSEWPAPDEITHDHWLAYMKTSHDVGGEFDHPHAYENKEEEQWELMTYVLCEVLAWRGIWVSEERRRLANVDVGRAVYLGLPYYSRWLWSVGRVLIEKKHITWGELTDRLAEVQDRYAGGLQGRLPDAQPRFEGDGAGVERNEHHLAAAGIGDPQRFAGQAGKAQFEVGDRVRVREWPAMFYTRTPEYVRGAEGIIAEVSYESPAPEDEAWDREDARPEWFYIVRFNQSRLWDNYTGPPNDTLQTEIPERWLQAAD; translated from the coding sequence ATGAGCACTGCAGCGGATCGAGCGGCTCAGCTTGCGCTGGTTTCCCGACTCAAAACGATCTACCCCGAGGTATCGGAGTGGCCGGCCCCGGACGAGATCACCCACGACCATTGGCTGGCCTACATGAAGACCAGCCACGACGTCGGCGGAGAATTCGACCACCCACACGCCTACGAGAACAAAGAAGAAGAGCAGTGGGAGCTCATGACCTACGTGCTGTGCGAAGTTCTCGCCTGGCGCGGTATCTGGGTCTCCGAGGAGCGGCGGAGGCTGGCCAATGTTGACGTTGGTCGGGCGGTCTACCTAGGGCTGCCCTACTACAGCCGCTGGCTGTGGTCGGTGGGACGAGTGCTCATCGAAAAGAAGCACATCACCTGGGGCGAGCTGACCGATCGGCTGGCCGAGGTGCAGGACCGGTACGCCGGCGGGCTGCAGGGTCGCCTTCCGGATGCGCAGCCGAGGTTCGAAGGGGACGGCGCCGGCGTCGAACGCAACGAACATCACCTCGCCGCCGCCGGTATCGGTGATCCGCAGCGCTTTGCCGGCCAGGCCGGAAAGGCGCAGTTCGAGGTAGGCGATCGGGTCAGAGTGCGGGAGTGGCCGGCGATGTTCTATACCCGCACGCCGGAGTACGTGCGCGGCGCGGAGGGGATCATCGCCGAGGTCTCGTACGAGAGTCCGGCCCCCGAGGACGAAGCTTGGGACCGCGAGGATGCCAGACCCGAGTGGTTCTACATCGTGCGGTTCAACCAGTCGCGGCTCTGGGACAACTACACCGGGCCGCCGAACGACACCCTGCAGACCGAGATCCCCGAGCGCTGGCTGCAAGCCGCCGATTGA
- a CDS encoding TIGR00366 family protein yields the protein MATEEEPPEVKARGFMQRLTAVCVRYVERFMPDPYLFAVILTVVVAALVALLVRGATPGGMVKAWYGGVWGSQNIFTFAFQMVLILVTGYTLAEAPVIKRAITRIAGRPTNQVQGALLCFGVSAALSLLNWGLGLVAGALVARQVAKRLAATHFGYLIAAAFMGFIVWTQGLSSSIALANTDPSSPLNVIHKMTGQHVGLGLTIFQPYSWVSAIVLLALLAAAIRRMEPAHCLASDPAIFVDEQPVVVAVAGKRSFAEWLESQWILNVLVFGAGMAYFWLSGFALNISSMVMLFTVTGALLHRTPIRFIRAFSEAAKVSGPLLLQYPLYGGIVGLLAYLPTQSGKALQTVLAQALVIGANEYTLPFLTFLGSVVISLFVPSGGGHWAVQGPVAVDSALALGQRSPAYLGLISMAVAVGESVANMIQPFWLLPLLAIARLNVRQVMGFTVIAFVIGLIVSGAAVLIAPHVI from the coding sequence ATGGCGACCGAAGAAGAACCCCCCGAGGTCAAGGCGCGCGGCTTCATGCAGCGGCTGACCGCTGTCTGCGTGCGCTATGTCGAACGCTTCATGCCGGACCCCTACCTGTTCGCGGTCATCCTCACGGTCGTCGTGGCAGCGCTGGTCGCGCTACTCGTCCGCGGCGCGACACCCGGCGGCATGGTGAAGGCCTGGTACGGCGGAGTCTGGGGATCGCAGAACATCTTCACCTTCGCGTTCCAGATGGTGCTGATCCTGGTCACCGGCTACACCCTGGCCGAGGCGCCGGTGATCAAGCGGGCCATCACGCGCATCGCCGGCAGGCCGACGAATCAGGTGCAGGGCGCGCTGCTGTGCTTCGGCGTCAGCGCGGCGTTGTCGCTATTGAACTGGGGGCTAGGACTGGTGGCGGGTGCTCTGGTGGCGCGTCAGGTCGCGAAGCGTTTGGCCGCAACGCATTTCGGCTATCTCATCGCGGCCGCGTTCATGGGTTTCATCGTCTGGACACAGGGCTTGTCGTCGTCGATCGCGCTGGCGAACACCGACCCGAGTAGCCCGCTCAACGTGATACACAAGATGACCGGGCAGCATGTGGGGCTCGGGCTGACCATATTCCAGCCGTACAGCTGGGTGAGTGCGATCGTGCTGCTCGCGCTGCTCGCCGCCGCGATCCGCCGGATGGAACCGGCGCACTGCTTGGCGTCCGATCCGGCGATCTTCGTCGACGAGCAGCCCGTCGTGGTCGCCGTCGCCGGAAAGCGCAGCTTCGCCGAATGGCTGGAAAGCCAATGGATCCTCAACGTCTTGGTGTTCGGCGCCGGAATGGCGTACTTCTGGCTCAGCGGATTCGCGCTCAACATCTCCTCCATGGTGATGTTGTTCACCGTCACCGGTGCGCTGCTGCATCGCACGCCGATACGGTTCATCCGCGCGTTCTCCGAGGCTGCGAAGGTGTCGGGACCGCTGCTGCTGCAGTATCCGCTCTATGGCGGGATAGTCGGGCTATTGGCTTATCTGCCAACGCAATCGGGCAAGGCCCTGCAGACGGTGCTGGCGCAGGCGCTGGTGATCGGCGCCAACGAGTACACGCTGCCGTTTCTGACCTTCCTGGGTTCGGTTGTCATCTCGCTGTTCGTGCCGTCGGGCGGCGGCCACTGGGCGGTCCAGGGGCCCGTCGCGGTGGACTCGGCGCTTGCCCTCGGGCAACGCTCCCCGGCTTATCTCGGGCTGATCTCCATGGCCGTCGCGGTCGGTGAGTCAGTCGCGAACATGATCCAGCCGTTCTGGCTGCTTCCCTTGCTGGCCATCGCCCGGCTCAACGTCCGTCAGGTGATGGGATTCACGGTCATCGCGTTCGTGATCGGGCTCATCGTGTCCGGCGCCGCGGTCCTCATCGCCCCGCACGTGATTTGA
- a CDS encoding thiocyanate hydrolase, which produces MTNESSCSTTDFAVLDEIAQRRQTWPVMAAKYGVENPLPPWKTSLDGLCDALDRACNTDGPAALTFKERRAEEDELSSDRFADLPFPENQLVSLAYSLLARGLISEEDLRERLNTVRARLEA; this is translated from the coding sequence ATGACAAACGAATCCAGCTGTTCCACAACCGATTTCGCTGTCCTTGATGAGATTGCGCAGCGCCGCCAGACCTGGCCGGTCATGGCGGCCAAGTACGGTGTCGAGAATCCGCTGCCGCCGTGGAAGACGAGCCTGGACGGCCTGTGCGACGCGCTGGACCGGGCCTGTAACACCGATGGACCGGCTGCCCTGACCTTCAAGGAACGCCGTGCCGAGGAAGACGAGCTGTCGTCCGACCGCTTCGCCGATTTGCCGTTCCCGGAAAATCAACTGGTTTCGCTGGCCTACTCGCTGCTGGCCCGGGGCCTCATCAGTGAGGAGGATTTGCGCGAGCGGCTGAACACGGTGCGCGCCCGGCTCGAGGCATGA
- the scnC gene encoding thiocyanate hydrolase subunit gamma, whose amino-acid sequence MTAHEHEHQRTVKPMVDEITDFEVLEIALRELCIEKGLFTAQEHRVFTEYAEQIGPAPASRLVAKAWLDPAFKDLAVTDAVAAAKEVGVDWLDPTGFGTPSDFVAFKILEDTPQVHHVIVCALCSCYPRPILGNSPEWYRTPNYRRRLVRWPRQVLSEFGLTLPDDVEVRVEDSNQKHRFMVMPMRPEGTDGWTEDQLAKIITRDCLIGVALPKPGVTNNVTPLVRRAVRPMKA is encoded by the coding sequence ATGACTGCACACGAGCACGAGCACCAACGCACGGTCAAGCCGATGGTCGACGAGATCACCGACTTCGAAGTTCTGGAAATCGCCCTGCGCGAACTGTGTATCGAGAAGGGATTGTTCACCGCGCAGGAACATCGCGTCTTCACCGAGTACGCCGAGCAGATCGGTCCCGCACCCGCGTCCCGGCTGGTGGCCAAGGCCTGGCTGGACCCCGCCTTCAAGGACCTGGCGGTGACCGACGCGGTGGCTGCGGCCAAGGAGGTCGGCGTCGACTGGTTGGACCCCACCGGATTCGGCACCCCTAGCGACTTCGTGGCGTTCAAGATCCTCGAGGACACGCCGCAAGTGCACCATGTGATCGTTTGCGCGCTGTGCTCCTGCTACCCACGCCCCATCCTGGGCAACTCTCCCGAGTGGTACCGGACCCCCAACTACCGCCGTCGCCTCGTGCGCTGGCCGCGCCAGGTGCTCTCGGAGTTCGGTCTCACGCTTCCTGACGACGTCGAGGTGCGCGTGGAGGACTCGAACCAGAAGCACCGCTTCATGGTGATGCCGATGCGCCCGGAGGGCACCGACGGCTGGACCGAGGATCAACTCGCCAAGATCATCACCCGGGACTGCCTCATCGGCGTTGCGCTGCCCAAACCCGGGGTGACCAACAATGTCACGCCATTGGTGCGCCGGGCCGTCCGCCCGATGAAAGCGTGA